Proteins from one Erysipelothrix larvae genomic window:
- a CDS encoding vWA domain-containing protein produces MEQKHTELVFIIDKSGSMGGLESDTLGGYNAMLHDQLEGEGECILTTLLFNHTHELIHDRQNIKTVKPLTLFDYQVGGSTALIDAIGWSIDKIMNVTKNTKAAFQSDNVVFVIITDGYENSSSQYTSDDIKRRIEIQKKEFGWEFIFLGANIDAVQTAKHYGIPANRAQNYNVDCEGIQLNYKAISHALKTVRSKQMIMEDWNQVIQEDYTKRNAKR; encoded by the coding sequence ATGGAACAAAAACATACAGAACTAGTCTTTATCATTGACAAAAGTGGATCAATGGGAGGATTAGAATCCGATACATTAGGTGGCTATAATGCCATGCTTCATGATCAATTGGAAGGTGAGGGCGAATGCATCCTGACAACCCTTCTTTTCAATCACACGCACGAACTCATCCATGACCGTCAAAACATCAAGACGGTTAAACCACTTACACTTTTTGATTACCAAGTAGGAGGATCTACAGCGCTTATTGATGCTATTGGGTGGTCTATCGATAAAATCATGAATGTCACCAAAAACACAAAAGCTGCGTTTCAAAGTGACAATGTCGTCTTTGTAATCATAACGGATGGTTATGAGAATTCAAGCAGTCAGTATACCTCTGATGACATAAAAAGGCGAATCGAAATACAAAAAAAGGAGTTTGGATGGGAATTTATCTTCTTAGGAGCAAACATTGATGCTGTTCAAACTGCGAAACACTATGGAATACCTGCCAATCGTGCGCAAAATTATAATGTAGATTGTGAAGGGATACAACTCAATTACAAAGCCATCAGTCATGCTCTCAAAACGGTTCGAAGCAAACAGATGATTATGGAAGATTGGAATCAAGTGATTCAAGAAGATTATACGAAACGAAATGCAAAGAGATGA
- a CDS encoding macro domain-containing protein, whose protein sequence is MPLSFLKTDITQLACDAIVNAANTDLRMGRGVCGAIFNKAGVKQLQEACDALAPIKTGEAVMTPGFNLNARCIIHTAGPIYQNHHKIEAQRLLELCYINSLTCALEAGCTTIAFPLISSGIYGYPKEDALKVATTTIQDFLYTHEMDVILVLFDKDTLFNPKHNDLQEYITTHLIHTQHVSDLLETQAFMSETVQLRKSSLKQTIPQLDESFSDTLMRTIDMKGFDDVTVYKRANIDRKLFSKLRKNGYMPSKRTACALCIALELNLDETNELLEKAGYTLSSSLLFDVILMFFINNNNYDIYEINEALFSYDQQLLGR, encoded by the coding sequence ATGCCTTTATCATTTCTTAAAACCGATATCACACAGTTAGCCTGTGATGCAATCGTGAATGCAGCTAATACAGACCTACGTATGGGAAGGGGTGTCTGTGGGGCAATCTTTAATAAAGCAGGGGTGAAACAGCTTCAAGAAGCCTGTGATGCACTGGCTCCGATTAAAACAGGCGAAGCAGTAATGACTCCTGGATTCAACCTAAATGCGCGCTGTATTATTCACACTGCAGGTCCCATTTACCAAAACCATCATAAAATAGAAGCTCAAAGATTGCTGGAATTGTGCTATATAAATTCACTCACGTGTGCGCTTGAAGCAGGATGTACTACCATTGCTTTTCCACTCATCTCAAGTGGCATCTATGGGTATCCAAAAGAAGACGCTCTTAAAGTCGCTACCACAACAATCCAAGACTTCCTTTATACACACGAAATGGATGTCATCCTTGTTTTATTTGACAAAGACACACTATTTAATCCCAAGCACAATGACCTTCAAGAATACATTACCACACATTTAATACACACTCAGCATGTGTCTGATTTATTAGAAACTCAAGCATTCATGTCTGAAACGGTTCAACTGAGAAAATCATCACTCAAACAGACAATTCCTCAACTGGATGAATCCTTTTCAGACACACTGATGCGCACCATTGACATGAAAGGATTTGACGATGTAACGGTATATAAGCGTGCGAATATCGATCGAAAGTTATTTTCAAAACTTCGAAAAAACGGATACATGCCAAGTAAACGCACAGCTTGTGCCTTGTGCATCGCATTAGAACTAAACCTTGATGAAACCAATGAACTCTTAGAAAAGGCTGGATACACCTTGTCATCAAGTCTTCTTTTTGATGTCATATTAATGTTCTTTATCAACAACAATAACTACGACATTTATGAAATCAACGAAGCGCTTTTCTCATATGATCAGCAATTACTTGGACGCTAA
- a CDS encoding putative ABC transporter permease: MNGYQWILTFTLFSTIGWIVESVWCWAGTKKIVNRGFLSGPWCPIYGFGSVIIVIITKPFMSNPFLVFLSAVVSTSLLEYFTGWLMETLFKARWWDYSKRPFNLKGRICLRNSFLFGVLGLVVVYAVHPFTKDIIQLMPPIIQKTSAIVLVAVFIMDTLNSLNAALKIDKRIETYRATLTDLDELQEAYQWFDRDNIRDSIDRLRMIAESSDDEPLAKAFVKRIDELSKSRTVIRLFTAFPILESKSFYEGLDNIIDDLLRLRKKRRK; encoded by the coding sequence ATGAATGGTTATCAATGGATCCTAACATTCACACTCTTCAGTACAATCGGATGGATTGTTGAATCGGTGTGGTGTTGGGCTGGAACAAAAAAAATAGTCAACCGGGGATTTTTATCCGGACCGTGGTGTCCCATCTATGGCTTTGGTTCAGTTATTATCGTGATTATCACAAAACCCTTTATGTCAAACCCGTTTTTAGTGTTTTTAAGTGCAGTAGTATCTACTTCACTTTTAGAATACTTTACAGGATGGCTAATGGAAACCCTGTTTAAAGCACGATGGTGGGATTACTCAAAACGGCCCTTTAATTTAAAGGGGAGAATTTGTTTACGAAACTCATTTCTATTTGGAGTACTTGGACTAGTTGTTGTGTATGCTGTCCATCCCTTTACCAAAGACATCATCCAACTCATGCCACCCATCATACAAAAAACAAGTGCTATAGTCCTTGTCGCGGTATTCATTATGGATACTCTTAATTCACTCAATGCTGCACTTAAAATTGACAAACGCATTGAAACCTATCGTGCAACACTTACCGACCTAGATGAATTACAAGAAGCATATCAATGGTTTGATCGTGATAACATTCGAGACAGTATCGATCGACTCAGGATGATTGCGGAATCAAGTGATGATGAACCGCTTGCAAAAGCCTTTGTGAAACGCATTGATGAACTCAGTAAAAGCAGAACAGTTATCCGTTTATTCACAGCATTTCCAATCCTTGAAAGTAAAAGTTTCTACGAAGGACTCGATAATATTATCGATGATTTATTAAGGCTTCGTAAGAAACGACGAAAATAA
- a CDS encoding aldo/keto reductase, whose product MEAIMMNNGLEIPAFGLGTYRVSPTDVEQSIEVALNNGYRLIDTANVYLNEKAIGRALKKSQVPRKEIFLTSKIWPADFNYEKAKIAIDKTLSRLDTDYLDLLLLHQEVGDIMGAWKALEEAVVSGKVKSIGVCNFGEANLKKLLHVATIKPVLVQNECHPYLQETEFINFLKKEGILLEAWYPLGSGDKNLINEPIFTKLSKKYNKSNVQILLRWHLQADHIVIPGSKTPSHIISNIDIFDFELSPEDMKEIEKLNKNKRYFKIPHFIKKVAFTLPIINFDRQK is encoded by the coding sequence ATGGAAGCAATTATGATGAACAATGGACTTGAAATTCCAGCTTTTGGACTGGGAACATACCGTGTTTCACCAACTGATGTCGAACAAAGTATTGAAGTAGCACTCAACAATGGGTATCGCTTAATTGATACTGCAAACGTCTACTTGAATGAGAAAGCCATTGGTCGAGCACTCAAAAAATCACAAGTACCCCGAAAAGAAATCTTTTTAACTTCTAAAATTTGGCCCGCTGATTTCAACTATGAAAAGGCTAAAATCGCAATAGACAAAACACTTTCTCGATTGGATACAGATTACTTGGATCTTCTCTTATTACACCAAGAAGTAGGGGACATAATGGGTGCGTGGAAAGCCCTTGAAGAAGCTGTAGTTTCTGGCAAAGTTAAATCGATTGGCGTATGCAACTTTGGAGAAGCCAATCTTAAAAAACTTCTTCATGTCGCAACAATCAAACCGGTACTTGTTCAAAACGAATGCCATCCCTATCTACAAGAAACAGAATTCATTAACTTTCTTAAGAAAGAGGGAATCCTTCTTGAAGCATGGTATCCATTAGGAAGTGGCGATAAAAATCTCATCAATGAGCCGATATTTACGAAACTTTCTAAAAAATACAATAAATCGAATGTTCAAATTCTACTTCGCTGGCATTTACAAGCTGATCACATAGTGATTCCAGGGTCAAAAACACCAAGCCATATCATTTCAAACATTGATATTTTTGACTTTGAATTATCACCTGAAGACATGAAAGAAATAGAAAAACTCAATAAGAATAAACGATACTTCAAAATACCACACTTCATAAAAAAGGTGGCTTTCACCTTACCAATTATAAACTTTGATCGTCAAAAATAA
- a CDS encoding flavodoxin family protein, whose product MKTLFINGSPNKNGQTYYLTHLLLKNIEFETLMLPDYRISVYGQTLSGDQFSDVYNKMKEADTIVIGSPVYWHNICGSIRTLF is encoded by the coding sequence ATGAAAACACTATTCATTAATGGCAGTCCCAATAAAAACGGACAAACTTATTATCTCACACACTTATTACTCAAAAATATAGAGTTTGAAACATTGATGTTACCTGATTATCGCATCAGTGTCTATGGACAAACTTTATCCGGTGATCAATTTAGTGATGTATACAACAAAATGAAAGAAGCCGATACAATTGTGATTGGTTCACCAGTATACTGGCACAACATTTGTGGATCAATACGGACGCTATTCTAA